The Sinomicrobium kalidii genome contains a region encoding:
- the prmA gene encoding 50S ribosomal protein L11 methyltransferase: MDTSYIACHFKVEPSQPGTEILIAELGDIGFESFVENEEGVTAYIQKSEWTPSCLDDLFILKNEEFSITYDLEEIEQVNWNEEWEKNFRPIEVDGTCTVRAPFHPDPDTKYDIIIEPKMSFGTGHHETTHMMIQHLLKLDLAGKKVLDMGCGTGVLAILAEKLRASAVDAIDIDNWCYQNSLENVDRNRCKNISVYEGDAGLLEGKHYDAIIANINRNILLEDIPGYAACLRTDGILLLSGFYRDDIPVIDELCVKFSLNSVEKFEKNHWVAVKYKKGGSR, encoded by the coding sequence ATGGACACGTCATATATCGCTTGTCATTTTAAGGTGGAACCTTCTCAACCGGGAACGGAGATACTGATTGCCGAACTCGGGGATATCGGGTTTGAGAGTTTTGTAGAAAATGAAGAAGGAGTCACGGCCTACATACAGAAGAGCGAATGGACTCCTTCCTGTCTGGATGATCTTTTTATTTTAAAGAACGAAGAGTTCAGTATCACCTATGATCTGGAGGAAATAGAGCAGGTGAACTGGAACGAGGAATGGGAAAAAAACTTCCGCCCCATAGAAGTAGACGGAACCTGTACCGTAAGGGCACCGTTTCACCCTGATCCCGATACGAAGTATGATATTATTATCGAACCCAAAATGAGTTTCGGGACCGGGCATCACGAGACCACACATATGATGATACAACATTTGCTGAAACTTGACCTTGCCGGCAAAAAGGTCCTGGATATGGGCTGTGGTACGGGAGTACTTGCCATCCTGGCCGAAAAACTGAGAGCTTCTGCAGTGGATGCCATAGATATTGATAACTGGTGTTACCAGAATTCCCTGGAAAACGTGGACAGGAACCGCTGCAAAAATATCTCCGTATATGAAGGAGATGCCGGCCTGCTTGAAGGAAAGCATTACGATGCGATCATTGCCAACATAAACAGGAACATCCTGTTGGAAGACATTCCCGGATATGCGGCCTGCTTACGTACGGATGGTATATTATTGCTAAGCGGATTTTACAGGGACGATATACCTGTTATTGATGAACTATGTGTAAAATTTTCATTAAATTCTGTGGAAAAATTCGAAAAAAATCACTGGGTAGCGGTCAAATATAAAAAGGGGGGATCCCGGTGA
- the tpiA gene encoding triose-phosphate isomerase: MRKKIVAGNWKMNNDLGQTEALLSKLLKKMPETETEVMVAPAFTNLRMAFDTLIQSPVEVIAQNMHFAENGAYTGEISADMLKSVGIQTVILGHSERRAYFNETDETLAKKVDTALEHDMTVMFCFGEELEDRKGDNHFKVVESQLEKALFHLKAAAWKNIILAYEPVWAIGTGETATPEQAQEMHKFIRKTVAEKYSDKVADGVSILYGGSVKPQNAKEIFSQPDVDGGLIGGASLKAKDFVAIVEAI; the protein is encoded by the coding sequence ATGAGAAAAAAAATTGTTGCCGGAAACTGGAAAATGAACAATGATTTAGGGCAAACCGAAGCGCTTTTGTCCAAACTGCTGAAAAAGATGCCGGAAACCGAGACAGAGGTAATGGTGGCCCCCGCATTTACCAACCTCAGAATGGCTTTTGATACCCTGATCCAGAGTCCTGTTGAAGTGATAGCACAGAACATGCACTTTGCGGAAAACGGGGCTTATACAGGAGAGATTTCTGCGGATATGCTGAAAAGTGTAGGGATACAGACTGTTATCCTGGGGCATTCCGAAAGAAGGGCATATTTTAATGAAACTGATGAAACCCTGGCAAAAAAGGTAGACACTGCTCTCGAACATGATATGACCGTAATGTTCTGCTTTGGAGAAGAGCTGGAAGACCGTAAAGGTGATAATCATTTTAAAGTCGTAGAGAGCCAACTGGAAAAGGCGCTGTTCCACCTGAAGGCGGCAGCCTGGAAAAACATTATCCTCGCCTACGAACCCGTATGGGCCATAGGAACAGGAGAAACAGCCACTCCCGAACAGGCACAGGAAATGCACAAATTTATCCGTAAAACCGTTGCGGAAAAATACAGTGACAAGGTTGCCGATGGCGTATCCATCCTTTACGGCGGTAGTGTAAAACCACAAAACGCCAAAGAGATCTTTTCACAGCCTGATGTTGACGGCGGACTTATAGGAGGGGCCTCTCTGAAAGCCAAGGATTTTGTGGCTATTGTAGAAGCGATATAA
- the folP gene encoding dihydropteroate synthase has protein sequence MTINCKGKLTDLSTPKVMGILNITPDSFYDGGKYKDETGILHRTEKMLDEGAAFIDVGAYSSRPGAEHVSEEEELRRIVPVIALMVRHFPGILISADTFRAAVARACVQEGAAIINDISAGNLDSGMIATVGELQVPYIMMHMKGTPQNMQQSPQYKNITKEVCYYFSEKVAEARKAGINDLIIDPGFGFAKSLAHNYELMNHMELLHHFELPLLVGISRKSMIYKLLGSTPQKALNGTTVLNTIALLKGAHILRTHDVREAVECVKLTAQLKG, from the coding sequence ATGACCATAAACTGCAAAGGCAAACTGACCGACCTCTCCACCCCGAAAGTCATGGGGATACTCAACATTACCCCCGATTCTTTCTACGACGGCGGAAAATATAAGGATGAAACCGGTATACTGCACCGAACGGAAAAAATGCTGGACGAAGGGGCTGCTTTCATAGATGTAGGGGCTTACAGCTCGCGTCCGGGCGCCGAACACGTTTCGGAAGAAGAAGAATTGCGGCGTATCGTGCCCGTAATTGCACTGATGGTCAGGCATTTTCCGGGTATACTGATCTCCGCAGACACTTTTCGTGCCGCTGTGGCCAGGGCATGCGTACAGGAAGGTGCAGCCATTATCAACGATATTTCCGCCGGGAACCTCGATTCCGGGATGATCGCCACTGTAGGGGAATTACAGGTCCCCTACATCATGATGCATATGAAAGGTACACCGCAAAACATGCAACAGTCACCGCAATACAAAAACATCACCAAAGAGGTTTGTTATTATTTTTCCGAAAAAGTAGCCGAAGCACGAAAAGCAGGTATTAACGACCTTATTATCGACCCCGGTTTCGGCTTTGCCAAATCACTTGCACACAATTACGAATTAATGAACCACATGGAGTTGTTGCACCATTTCGAATTACCCTTGCTTGTAGGCATAAGCCGGAAGTCCATGATATACAAATTGCTCGGCAGCACCCCACAGAAAGCCCTGAACGGCACCACCGTACTGAATACCATAGCTTTACTCAAGGGAGCGCACATATTACGTACTCACGATGTAAGGGAAGCAGTGGAATGTGTGAAACTCACAGCACAGTTGAAAGGGTGA
- a CDS encoding slipin family protein: protein MSVLPIFLIFAFLFFLSGIRIVFEYKRALKFRLGGYVKVLNPGFRWIIPIIETTQFVDIRVITINIPTQEIMTEDNVPSKINGVLFFRIINATQSILEVEDYHFAISQLAQASLRDVCGRVELDTILSKREEIGENIREIVDNETKDWGITIIDVKIKDIELPENMKRSMANQAEAERSRRARIILAEAEKQAAKALVEAGELIDKSPSAIKLRLYQTLSNIAAEKNSTIVFPFPEEALYRMGKKKK, encoded by the coding sequence ATGTCTGTTCTGCCAATTTTTCTAATATTCGCCTTTCTGTTTTTCCTTTCGGGGATACGTATCGTCTTTGAATACAAAAGAGCATTAAAATTCAGGCTGGGCGGTTATGTAAAAGTACTTAATCCCGGATTCCGGTGGATTATCCCCATTATAGAAACCACCCAGTTTGTAGATATCCGGGTAATTACCATCAATATCCCCACCCAGGAAATTATGACGGAGGATAATGTACCTTCAAAAATCAACGGCGTCCTTTTCTTCCGGATCATAAATGCCACGCAGTCCATACTGGAAGTGGAAGACTATCATTTTGCCATATCACAACTGGCCCAGGCCTCGCTGCGGGATGTTTGCGGAAGAGTGGAACTGGACACTATACTTTCCAAACGGGAAGAAATAGGCGAAAATATCCGGGAAATTGTAGATAATGAAACCAAAGACTGGGGCATTACCATCATAGATGTAAAGATCAAGGATATCGAACTCCCTGAAAACATGAAACGTTCCATGGCCAACCAGGCCGAGGCCGAACGTTCGCGCAGGGCACGTATTATCCTTGCCGAGGCCGAAAAACAAGCGGCAAAAGCCCTGGTTGAAGCGGGAGAGCTCATCGATAAATCGCCCTCTGCCATTAAACTCCGCCTCTATCAGACACTCTCCAACATTGCTGCTGAAAAAAACTCCACTATCGTATTTCCTTTTCCGGAGGAAGCATTATACCGAATGGGCAAAAAAAAGAAGTAA
- a CDS encoding DHH family phosphoesterase — MNTNINALGPVLAAPKNIVIVPHKNPDGDAIGASLALYHYVTLMGHNASVIAPNEYPDFLKWMPGNEHILKFGTKRKTAKALIDEADLIFTLDFNSLDRVEDMKPVLEDSKAVFAMIDHHEQPGDYATYMYSDPKMGSTCEMIYHFLDSLGHREKINKDIATCIYTGIMTDSGSFRFPSTTSITHKVVADLIDKGAENAKIHSAVYDTNGISRLHLLGCALKNLVLLEEYNTVYITLSRKELEQFGFKKGDTEGFVNYGLSLKDVRFSVIFIEDTQEDFIKLSLRSVGDFSVNKLARKHFNGGGHINAAGGRSDLPMPKTVEKFKTLLADYKEDLTR, encoded by the coding sequence ATGAACACGAACATCAACGCACTCGGGCCCGTGCTGGCCGCCCCGAAAAACATAGTCATCGTTCCACATAAAAACCCGGACGGGGATGCCATCGGGGCTTCCCTCGCCTTATATCACTATGTAACACTTATGGGGCACAATGCTTCGGTTATTGCCCCCAACGAATACCCGGATTTCCTGAAATGGATGCCCGGCAACGAACATATCCTGAAATTCGGGACCAAACGCAAAACCGCAAAGGCCCTTATTGACGAGGCCGACCTTATTTTTACGCTCGATTTTAATTCGCTGGACCGCGTAGAGGACATGAAGCCCGTGCTGGAAGACAGTAAAGCGGTCTTTGCAATGATCGACCATCACGAACAACCGGGCGATTATGCCACCTATATGTATTCCGATCCCAAAATGGGTTCTACCTGCGAAATGATATATCACTTCCTGGACAGCCTGGGGCATCGTGAAAAAATAAACAAGGATATCGCCACATGTATCTATACAGGGATCATGACCGATAGCGGATCGTTCCGGTTTCCCTCCACAACCAGTATTACGCACAAGGTTGTAGCCGACCTTATCGACAAAGGAGCCGAAAATGCGAAGATACACAGTGCCGTTTATGACACTAACGGGATCAGCAGGCTCCACCTGCTGGGGTGTGCGCTCAAAAACCTGGTGTTGTTGGAAGAATACAATACCGTTTATATTACCCTCAGCCGGAAGGAACTCGAACAATTCGGGTTTAAAAAGGGAGATACCGAAGGTTTTGTCAACTACGGATTGTCGCTCAAGGACGTCCGGTTTTCAGTGATCTTTATTGAAGATACCCAGGAAGATTTTATAAAATTATCCCTTCGTTCCGTTGGTGATTTCTCTGTAAACAAACTGGCAAGGAAGCACTTCAACGGCGGTGGTCATATCAATGCCGCAGGAGGCCGAAGTGACCTCCCCATGCCAAAGACCGTGGAAAAATTCAAAACACTACTGGCCGATTATAAAGAGGATTTAACCCGATGA
- a CDS encoding BT_3928 family protein produces the protein MKYIVNLSRIIVGILFIISGAIKLNDPVGFSFKLEEYFAPDVLNLPFLSPYALGIALFLVVLEVMLGIMLLLGYKSKFTVWSLLLMIVFFTFLTFYSAYFNKVTDCGCFGDAIKLTPWESFSKDVVLLILILLLFFGRKYIKPLASPRIGLIGTVVALAACILFADHVLNHLPVIDFRPYKVGANIEEGMIIPEGAPKPIYEYSWKFDVDGSEKVIVTNGDYPSVDGEFISVDTKEIQKGYEPPVHDFTIEKGGEDYAEAMLAEDRLIMVIAYDLRKASPEGMEKLKGVTDKAIADGYKVIGMSASDEKLTLPAQKEYGLDFEFYFTDATTLKTIVRSNPGILKLHRGTIQQKLHFNDADELDTD, from the coding sequence ATGAAATATATCGTCAACCTGTCCAGGATCATAGTCGGGATTTTGTTTATCATCAGCGGGGCCATAAAGCTGAACGACCCCGTGGGATTTTCGTTCAAACTCGAAGAATATTTTGCTCCTGATGTACTAAACCTGCCTTTCCTGTCACCTTATGCACTGGGTATTGCGCTCTTCCTGGTAGTCCTGGAGGTAATGCTGGGCATTATGCTGCTCCTGGGCTATAAATCGAAATTCACGGTCTGGAGCCTGCTGCTCATGATAGTGTTCTTTACCTTCCTGACCTTTTATTCGGCATACTTCAACAAGGTGACCGACTGCGGTTGTTTTGGCGATGCCATAAAACTGACCCCGTGGGAGTCCTTCAGTAAGGACGTGGTGTTGTTAATACTTATTCTCCTGTTATTCTTCGGCAGAAAATATATTAAACCCCTGGCGTCGCCAAGGATAGGGCTTATAGGGACGGTCGTTGCCCTGGCCGCCTGTATCCTGTTTGCCGATCATGTACTGAACCACCTGCCCGTTATAGATTTTCGTCCGTACAAGGTCGGGGCAAACATAGAGGAAGGAATGATCATCCCCGAAGGCGCTCCGAAACCCATCTATGAATATTCCTGGAAATTCGATGTGGACGGCTCGGAGAAGGTAATTGTAACCAACGGGGATTATCCGTCGGTAGATGGCGAGTTTATCAGTGTGGATACTAAAGAGATACAGAAAGGATATGAACCTCCCGTCCATGATTTTACTATTGAGAAAGGAGGAGAGGACTATGCGGAAGCCATGCTGGCAGAGGACAGGCTTATTATGGTTATTGCCTATGACCTGCGGAAGGCAAGCCCCGAAGGGATGGAAAAACTGAAAGGGGTGACCGACAAGGCCATTGCCGATGGGTATAAAGTGATCGGAATGTCGGCATCGGACGAAAAACTGACCCTGCCGGCCCAGAAGGAATACGGACTGGACTTTGAATTTTACTTTACCGATGCCACTACCCTCAAAACCATTGTCCGGTCTAATCCCGGTATCCTGAAACTGCACCGGGGCACCATTCAGCAAAAACTGCATTTTAATGATGCAGATGAACTGGACACAGACTAA
- a CDS encoding peptidylprolyl isomerase encodes MKKINVAFLLLALLSIGCKSTKHSDLGDGIFADIETNKGEMVLQLYYEQTPVTVANFVSLAEGTNPFVSDSLKNKKYYNGVTFHRVIKDFMIQGGDPSGTGKSGPGYKFEDEFVDTLKHDSKGILSMANAGPGTNGSQFFITHAPTPHLDGRHTVFGKVVKGLEVVDTIAQVKTDPENNKPLKDVVMSKVTIIRNGKEARKFNAVKVMTNYFDRVNKREEEAKKAAEDMAATFEKQQSKAEELPSGLKILYVNKAENGEKPREGSYVMVNYAGFLDSGKLFDSNILNIAEKFHAVNERRKQAGGYTPVRMLYGPDSPLIPGFKEGLLQMNVGDRARLFIPSHLGYGEAGAGGVIPPNADLVFDVEIKELIKK; translated from the coding sequence ATGAAAAAAATCAATGTAGCTTTTCTGCTTCTCGCCCTGCTCTCCATCGGGTGTAAAAGTACCAAACACTCCGACCTCGGCGACGGCATTTTTGCCGATATAGAAACAAACAAGGGCGAGATGGTCCTGCAATTATACTATGAACAAACCCCGGTTACGGTGGCCAATTTCGTGTCGCTGGCCGAAGGGACCAACCCTTTTGTTTCGGACAGCCTTAAAAACAAAAAGTATTACAACGGGGTCACTTTCCACCGGGTGATCAAGGATTTTATGATACAGGGCGGCGACCCGTCCGGTACCGGGAAGTCTGGTCCGGGTTATAAGTTCGAAGACGAGTTTGTGGATACGCTAAAACACGACAGTAAAGGTATCTTGTCCATGGCCAACGCGGGACCTGGTACCAATGGCAGTCAGTTCTTCATTACTCATGCTCCCACACCGCATCTTGACGGTCGCCATACCGTGTTCGGCAAAGTGGTAAAAGGACTGGAGGTTGTAGATACCATAGCCCAAGTAAAAACCGATCCGGAAAACAACAAACCTTTGAAAGATGTGGTGATGAGCAAAGTCACCATTATCCGGAACGGCAAGGAGGCCAGGAAATTCAATGCCGTTAAGGTGATGACCAACTATTTTGACAGGGTAAACAAGCGGGAGGAAGAAGCAAAAAAGGCTGCAGAAGATATGGCAGCCACCTTCGAAAAACAGCAAAGTAAGGCCGAAGAACTGCCCAGCGGGCTGAAAATATTATACGTCAACAAGGCAGAAAACGGCGAAAAGCCCCGGGAAGGAAGTTATGTCATGGTCAATTATGCAGGTTTCCTCGATTCGGGCAAACTGTTCGATTCCAACATATTGAACATAGCCGAAAAATTCCACGCTGTGAACGAAAGAAGAAAACAGGCCGGAGGCTACACTCCCGTCCGTATGTTATACGGCCCCGATTCTCCCCTGATCCCCGGATTTAAAGAAGGATTGCTGCAAATGAATGTGGGTGACAGGGCCCGGCTGTTTATCCCATCTCACCTCGGATATGGTGAAGCCGGGGCCGGCGGGGTCATTCCACCCAATGCCGACCTGGTGTTTGATGTGGAGATCAAAGAACTTATAAAAAAGTGA
- a CDS encoding TlpA family protein disulfide reductase, translated as MKKNVLTVFFTVVSLALYAQTREFSEEALQDVFLTTEGNDITFSEILDANKGKTLFIDVWASWCKDCLESIPELKEINARHGDVTFIFLSLDRSVKGWERGRKKHKLDYGQHYFIKAGWKKSPFCQSIELDWIPRYMVVDPEGRIALFKAIETDDTQLINTLNQTIK; from the coding sequence ATGAAAAAGAATGTTTTGACCGTATTCTTTACGGTCGTTAGCCTGGCGCTCTATGCCCAGACCCGGGAGTTTTCAGAAGAAGCGTTGCAGGATGTGTTCCTCACTACGGAAGGAAATGATATTACCTTTTCGGAGATTCTGGATGCCAATAAGGGAAAAACACTGTTTATAGATGTCTGGGCTTCCTGGTGTAAGGATTGTCTGGAGAGTATCCCCGAATTAAAGGAAATCAATGCCAGGCACGGTGATGTGACTTTTATCTTCCTGTCTCTGGACCGCAGTGTGAAAGGCTGGGAGAGAGGCCGTAAAAAACATAAACTGGATTACGGGCAGCACTATTTCATCAAGGCCGGATGGAAGAAAAGTCCTTTCTGTCAGTCCATTGAACTGGACTGGATACCGCGGTATATGGTGGTGGACCCGGAAGGAAGAATAGCGCTGTTCAAAGCTATAGAAACTGATGACACACAATTAATAAATACCTTAAACCAAACCATAAAATGA
- a CDS encoding DinB family protein: MSQAKPPVKTKEAVISSLTKNYANYNLWANTRLVEWLRTKPENVVEQEVPSSFPGIKQTLVHIWQTERYWFSILKKEEPLTFEAFSGTLEDVFTGILKQSSELADYINTLAEENIEEKILIESPWFSSDFRGFEYVMHSVNHSTYHRGQVITIGRNLGFTDAPMTDYNLYNVERQ, encoded by the coding sequence ATGTCACAAGCAAAACCACCGGTCAAAACAAAAGAGGCCGTTATCAGTTCTTTAACGAAAAACTACGCCAATTACAACCTCTGGGCCAATACCCGGCTCGTTGAATGGTTAAGAACCAAACCTGAAAATGTTGTGGAGCAAGAGGTTCCTTCCAGCTTTCCCGGTATAAAGCAGACCCTGGTACATATCTGGCAAACCGAAAGATACTGGTTTTCCATTTTAAAGAAAGAAGAACCCCTAACCTTCGAAGCATTTAGCGGTACCCTGGAAGATGTCTTTACGGGTATTTTAAAACAATCCTCGGAACTTGCCGACTACATCAATACATTGGCAGAAGAGAACATCGAAGAAAAAATCCTGATCGAAAGCCCGTGGTTCAGTTCCGATTTTCGGGGTTTCGAATATGTAATGCACAGTGTTAACCACAGTACTTATCACCGGGGACAGGTCATTACCATAGGCCGTAACCTCGGTTTTACGGATGCCCCGATGACGGACTATAACCTGTACAATGTAGAACGTCAATAG
- a CDS encoding alkaline phosphatase D family protein, which yields MRRLFLLLFSVYFLGCHSAKQVSSVPEEETGYVIAFGSCNNQRLKNVLWKAVLENDPEVWIWGGDNIYSDTDSMEVMQQHYNNQLQKKDYREVMQHMKILGTWDDHDYGLNDGGAAYHAKKESQRLFLDFMGVDENDPRRNREGVYHSEVIETARGTINIIVLDSRYFRSALTEAGESGKRYEPNPYGEGTMLGERQWQWLEKELSSSEADFNLIVSSIQFLSGEHGFETWGNFPHEVDRLKRLIADSGARGVIVLSGDRHISEFSRASVKGVPYPLVDFTSSGLTHSYSAFTSEYNPYRVGEVVSDISFGLLRLDFEKKEVTMQIRGRGNKVLGELVQRY from the coding sequence ATGCGACGATTATTTTTACTCCTGTTCTCTGTGTATTTTTTGGGATGCCATTCGGCGAAGCAGGTGTCGTCTGTTCCGGAGGAAGAGACCGGTTATGTCATAGCTTTCGGATCGTGTAATAACCAAAGACTCAAAAACGTGCTCTGGAAAGCGGTGCTGGAAAACGACCCCGAAGTGTGGATTTGGGGCGGGGATAATATTTATTCGGATACGGATAGTATGGAGGTGATGCAGCAACACTACAACAACCAGTTGCAGAAAAAAGATTACCGGGAGGTTATGCAACATATGAAAATACTGGGAACCTGGGACGATCACGATTACGGACTGAACGACGGAGGGGCAGCGTATCACGCTAAAAAGGAAAGCCAGCGGCTTTTCCTGGATTTTATGGGCGTGGATGAGAACGATCCCCGACGCAACAGGGAAGGGGTCTACCATTCGGAAGTAATTGAAACTGCCCGGGGAACCATCAATATCATTGTGCTGGATAGCCGTTATTTCCGTTCGGCATTGACCGAAGCCGGGGAAAGCGGGAAAAGGTATGAACCTAATCCTTATGGCGAGGGGACCATGCTGGGGGAGCGGCAATGGCAATGGCTGGAGAAGGAACTGTCTTCTTCCGAAGCAGATTTTAACCTTATTGTAAGCAGTATCCAGTTTTTATCCGGGGAGCACGGATTCGAGACCTGGGGCAATTTCCCGCATGAGGTGGACCGGTTAAAGCGGTTGATAGCAGATTCCGGGGCCCGGGGCGTGATTGTCCTTTCGGGCGACCGGCATATATCCGAATTTTCCAGGGCTTCGGTAAAAGGAGTACCGTATCCGCTTGTGGATTTTACCAGCAGCGGACTTACACATTCTTATTCGGCATTCACTTCCGAATACAACCCTTATCGCGTTGGTGAGGTAGTCTCTGATATCAGCTTCGGCCTGCTCCGGCTTGATTTTGAGAAAAAGGAAGTGACTATGCAGATACGGGGCAGGGGAAATAAGGTGTTGGGGGAATTGGTACAGCGATATTAG
- a CDS encoding ATP-dependent Clp protease adaptor ClpS yields MEEVLVEEDVQKQNEIVLYNDDVNTFDHVIETLIQVCDHTPEQAEQCSIIVHYKGKCTVKTGAYEDLKPRCSMLLDAGLSAEIV; encoded by the coding sequence ATGGAAGAGGTGTTGGTGGAAGAGGATGTGCAAAAACAAAACGAGATCGTCCTGTACAACGACGATGTCAATACTTTCGACCATGTAATAGAAACCCTGATACAGGTGTGCGACCACACTCCCGAGCAGGCCGAGCAATGCTCCATTATCGTACATTATAAGGGAAAATGTACCGTAAAAACCGGGGCATACGAAGATTTGAAGCCCCGTTGTTCCATGCTTCTGGATGCCGGCCTGAGTGCGGAGATCGTATAG
- a CDS encoding DUF1599 domain-containing protein, translating to MQDTSKQYDEVIAACRELFVNKMKDYGSAWRILRLPSLTDQIFIKAQRIRSLQEKKTRKVNEGEAPEFIGIINYSVMALIQLDKGIAEQPDLNVEEATALYDEKIGETRALMEAKNHDYGEAWRDMRVSSLTDLILQKLLRVKQIESNEGKTLVSEGIDANYQDMINYAVFALILLDR from the coding sequence ATGCAGGATACTTCAAAACAATACGACGAAGTGATTGCCGCTTGTCGCGAATTGTTCGTTAATAAGATGAAAGATTACGGAAGTGCATGGCGGATATTACGATTGCCTTCCCTTACCGACCAGATATTTATAAAAGCCCAGAGAATACGAAGTTTACAGGAAAAGAAAACCCGGAAGGTGAACGAAGGGGAAGCCCCCGAATTTATCGGGATCATCAATTATTCGGTCATGGCATTGATACAACTGGATAAAGGCATTGCCGAACAGCCCGACCTGAATGTTGAAGAAGCTACGGCACTGTACGATGAAAAAATAGGGGAGACCAGGGCCCTGATGGAAGCCAAGAACCACGACTACGGCGAAGCCTGGAGAGACATGCGGGTCAGTTCCCTTACCGATCTGATCCTTCAGAAGCTGTTGCGTGTTAAACAAATAGAGAGTAACGAAGGCAAAACCCTGGTCAGTGAAGGTATTGATGCCAATTACCAGGATATGATAAATTATGCCGTTTTTGCGTTAATATTATTAGACCGTTAA
- the gldI gene encoding gliding motility-associated peptidyl-prolyl isomerase GldI, protein MNHYKKNINRFFLLLCSGLIICSCKEPEARRPVTVKTGEFFKKSVERNKGLLEKEQNFIKALIQKDSVHTYYTSPNGYWYFYQTKDSTAAYTPQPDDVIHINYDIRYLNDSIIYSKEEIGEVRFKVDKEDLFPGLRTAVKLLKKGETATFMFPSSLAYGYHGDENRVGVNVPVKSTVTLIDILDIAKDSIQTGSNGTETAVGDTLQ, encoded by the coding sequence ATGAATCACTACAAAAAAAACATAAACCGCTTTTTTCTGTTGCTGTGTTCCGGGCTGATTATCTGTAGCTGCAAGGAACCCGAAGCCCGTCGCCCCGTAACTGTTAAAACAGGTGAATTCTTTAAAAAATCAGTGGAAAGAAATAAAGGGCTCCTGGAAAAGGAACAAAATTTCATCAAGGCACTGATACAAAAGGACAGCGTACACACCTATTACACTTCTCCCAACGGTTACTGGTATTTTTATCAGACAAAAGACAGTACGGCGGCCTATACGCCACAACCGGACGATGTAATACACATCAATTATGATATCCGCTACCTCAATGACAGTATTATATACAGTAAAGAAGAGATCGGGGAAGTGCGTTTTAAAGTGGATAAGGAAGATCTGTTCCCGGGATTGCGCACAGCAGTGAAATTATTAAAAAAAGGAGAAACGGCCACTTTTATGTTTCCCTCCTCCCTGGCCTATGGCTACCACGGTGACGAAAACAGGGTAGGTGTCAACGTACCCGTTAAAAGTACTGTGACCTTAATAGACATACTGGACATTGCGAAAGACAGCATACAAACCGGTAGTAACGGCACGGAAACAGCGGTTGGTGATACCCTCCAATAA